GCTCATCTCGCTGATGGACAAGTACGGCGTCCATGACGCGACGATCATCTACCTCGACGCACTGCCGTCGAACCTGAACACAGAGTCTCACAAGGTGGTCGCGTGGACCGACGTTCTGGCTAAGGGCACGTCGTCGACGGCACCGTACAAGGTGCAGGACaagaaggacgaggaggttCTGGTCATGTACACGAGCGGCACGACCGGCAACCCGAAGGGCGTCATACACACGATCGGCGCGCTGACGCAAGGCGCCCTCGGCCTGGAGGAGCGGCTGACGGACTTGATCGGCAAGGAGGAGAACGAGTCGTACGTCGCCTACCTCCCGGCTGCACACATCTTCGAGTTCACGTGTGAGAACAtcatgctgctgcgcggcacccTCATCTGCTTcggcacgccgcgcacgctgACGGACGCCTTTGCGCGGCCGTGCGGTGACCTGCGCGCGTTCAACCCGTTCTTTTTCATCGGCGTACCGCGCATCTTCGACACGCTCAAGAAGGCCGTcgaggcgaagctgccgccggtgggcACGCTCAAGCGACAGGTGTTCGACCACGCCTACCAGAGCcggctggcggcgctgaaggagggCAAGGACACGCCGTACTGGAACGAGAAGGTGTTCAGTCAGCCACGTAAGATTCTCGGGTCGAAGGTACGTGgcatctgctgcggcggcgccccaCTGTCCGACAAGACACAGGAGTGGCTGTCCGTCGTGCTGGGCCGCCCCGTGGCGCAGGGCTACGGCATGACGGAGTCTGTGTGCAACGCCTCCGTGCAGCGCTCCGGTGAGCTCAAGTGCGAGGCGGGGCAGCTCCTGCACGGCGTCGAGGCGTGCCTGCTGGACACGGAGAACTACAAGCACACGGACAAGCCGCACCCacgcggcgagctgctgctgcgcggccgctTTGTCTTCAAGGGCTACTACAAGCAGCCGGAGTTGACAGAGCAGAGTATCCTGCCGGGTGGGTGGCTGCGCACGGGCGACGTGGCCGAGATGGAAGCGGAGACGGGGCAGATGCGCATCATTGGCCGCGTcaaggcgctggcgaagaaCTGCCTGGGCGAGTACAttgcgctggaggcgctggaggcgctgtACTGCGAGTGCTCGGTCGTGGTGCCCAACGGCATCTGCATCCTCGTGGACCCGCAGCACCCCTTCATCACGGCGCTCGTGCTGACGGACGAGGAAAAGGCAATGAGGTTTGCCCGTGCCCACAAGGTCGAGAACGCGAGGTGGCCCGATATCCTGAAGGACCCCGCGTTCATTGCCGCGGTCACCGCGTCGCTCGCGGAGATTGGCCGGCAAGCGGGCAAGAAGTCGTttgagctgctgaagcgcgtgtgtgtgctgagcGACGAGTGGACGCCGGAGAACAACCTGGTGACGGCCTCCATGaaggtgcgccgcagcgtgaTCGACACGCACTACGCCGACATCATCAAGGAGCTGTTTGCCGATTAGTCGCTGAAGAAGCGGTTGTGTGGGcagatatatatatgtgtgtgtgtgtgtaagtgtgcgtgtgtgtgtgtgcctcccaccaccaccacctcgtaTAAGTcgacttctctctctctctggtaAAACGCTCCCACAGACGATACCGCCCCACCCTTagagcagcgacgcgcaACAGAACCCCCAAAGCGTGCAGAACGGCCGTGTCGGCGCGACGGGGGCGCCTCCATcggctgctccgccgcctaCCCCGTGGCCCCTCCTCCTACCCACCCCCGGCGTTTCGGGCTTCGCCAGCACACCTGATCGCCAGCGATCgaacgagagaaagagaaacagaACACCTCCTGCTTCATCCGGCCATGCCGCCCTTCGTCCTCACGGTCCTCGTACTCGTCGACTCGactctctgtctctgtcctTGTATCTATTACGCGCGGAAGTACAGTGCATGGtaacggcgcgcgcgcacacacacacatatatatacatacatatatatatatatatgtatatacatacacaggCACGCCCATCCTGTGCAGAGAATGTGCTatcccccttccccttccccttccccaacCTCCACCCCAATTCTTCGCTCTTGCTCTTTCCTATCCTcagctcttctctctctctctctctcccgcgcgcgcccttcccctccccctccccttcttccaAATACTTACTTAGCAATCTACGTTTGCCCTTGCGGATACGGTGCTGCACGCcacgtccacacacacactcacacacagcGAGACAAGCGCACTCGTCACGTTCCTACTGTACCaatctctctccctctctgtctctctttaCGGATCCTTCCTTGTTTCCGTCAACGCCGACCGAACGGCGATGTCAACGCCaaggacgacggcgacggcggccaaGCCGAAGCCGTACAGCTTCGTGAATGACTACAGCGTGGGTATGCATCCCAAGATTTTAGATCTGATGGCGCGCGATAACATGACGCAGCACGCGGGCTACGGACAGGACAGCCACTGCGCGAAGGCGGCACGCCTGATCGGCGAGTTGCTTGAGCGGCCGGACGCGGACGTCCATTTTATTTCCGGCGGCACGCAGACGAACCTGATCGCCTGCAGTCTGGCGCTACGCCCGTGGGAAGCTGTCATCGCAACGCAGCTGGGCCACATCAGCACGCACGAGACGGGCGCCATTGAGGCGACGGGGCACAAAGTCGTCACGGCGCCGTGCCCGGACGGTAAGCTGCGCGTTGCCGACATCGAGAGCGCACTGCACGAGAATCGCTCGGAGCACATGGTGATACCCAAACTCGTCTACATCTCCAACACGACGGAGGTAGGCACGCAGTACACGAAGCAGGAGTTGGAGGACATCTCCGCCTCATGCAAGGAGCACGGCCTGTACCTCTTCCTCGACGGCGCCCGCCTCGCCTCGGCCCTAAGCAGCCCTGTGAACGATCTGACGTTGGCAGATATCGCTCGCCTGACGGACATGTTCTACATTGGCGCCACGAAGGCCGGTGGCATGTTTGGCGAAGCGCTCATCATCTTGAATGACGCCCTAAAGCCGAACGCGCGCCACCTCAtcaagcagcgcggcgcccTCATGGCGAAGGGATGGCTGCTCGGCATCCAATTCGAGGTGCTCATGAAGGACAACCTCTTCTTCGAGCTCGGCGCCCACTCGAACAAGATGGCCGCCATCCTCAAGGCTGGACTGGAGGCGTGCGGCATCCGACTTGCCTGGCCATCCGCCAGCAATCAGCTCTTCCCGATCCTGGAAAACACCATGATCGCAGAGCTGAACAACGACTTCGACATGTACACCGTCGAGCCCTTGAAAGATGGCACGTGCATCATGCGACTCTGCACGTCGTGGgcgacggaggagaaggagtgCCATCGTTTtgtggaggtgctgaagcGCCTCGTCGCGTCAACGGCCTAATCACGGAAAACCCTCCATCTTATTCTTCTGCATAACAAAATGGCTCACGGCGCTCGGAAGCAatgcgccctcccccccccccctcccctcccctccctcccccctgttGTGTGCATCCCACTACCCATCCACCCCATCCCAcccgacgcacacacacacacacacttgttTAGGCACGGGTGTTGTGCGGCTGTCTAGGTGATACCctgtatttttttttgcttctcGAACGCGAATCCATCCCTCTCCCGCGCAGCGCGAGGTCGAtcctcaccccctcctccaacCCCGACTCTACGCCAGCCCTCAACAACCCTTTCACAGGCCCCTCCCCATCAcctggtgcgaagcagccctaggcacacacacgcgtacacacaacgcctcacagccgcccctccatcatgccggtcgccactCCCCCCATCTCCCCCCTTGGGTGCATCTCCCCGTCGCGGTGACACTCACGCCcccgcaccccacccccctcgGGTGGGCCAGTGTGAGGGGCCGGCTGCGATGCGCTCGAGCCGCGCTGACACGCTCTGCCCATCATATGGACAGTGCAAGCCTGTGCGCACTGTCGCGGGTGGC
Above is a window of Leishmania major strain Friedlin complete genome, chromosome 1 DNA encoding:
- a CDS encoding putative fatty acyl CoA syntetase 1 (previous protein_id=AAC24655.1), with translation MGGCVVSLMEVLNSTRLVEYPDFAARRVYGVINQRITEDEADRSGVYRCARLTDAQHAECCNWYDGPTILQRLAVICEERGDQRAMAYRTVEKVVKESTKDEKGGTREWVYTFLNEPTYITYAEVWSRLVSFGRGLVELGLQKGSHVALYEDTRWEWLVTMLGAWTQEMIGVTVYANLGEDALLYALKEATCEALVCNGNSVGKLISLMDKYGVHDATIIYLDALPSNLNTESHKVVAWTDVLAKGTSSTAPYKVQDKKDEEVLVMYTSGTTGNPKGVIHTIGALTQGALGLEERLTDLIGKEENESYVAYLPAAHIFEFTCENIMLLRGTLICFGTPRTLTDAFARPCGDLRAFNPFFFIGVPRIFDTLKKAVEAKLPPVGTLKRQVFDHAYQSRLAALKEGKDTPYWNEKVFSQPRKILGSKVRGICCGGAPLSDKTQEWLSVVLGRPVAQGYGMTESVCNASVQRSGELKCEAGQLLHGVEACLLDTENYKHTDKPHPRGELLLRGRFVFKGYYKQPELTEQSILPGGWLRTGDVAEMEAETGQMRIIGRVKALAKNCLGEYIALEALEALYCECSVVVPNGICILVDPQHPFITALVLTDEEKAMRFARAHKVENARWPDILKDPAFIAAVTASLAEIGRQAGKKSFELLKRVCVLSDEWTPENNLVTASMKVRRSVIDTHYADIIKELFAD
- a CDS encoding putative beta eliminating lyase (previous protein_id=AAC24656.1); this encodes MSTPRTTATAAKPKPYSFVNDYSVGMHPKILDLMARDNMTQHAGYGQDSHCAKAARLIGELLERPDADVHFISGGTQTNLIACSLALRPWEAVIATQLGHISTHETGAIEATGHKVVTAPCPDGKLRVADIESALHENRSEHMVIPKLVYISNTTEVGTQYTKQELEDISASCKEHGLYLFLDGARLASALSSPVNDLTLADIARLTDMFYIGATKAGGMFGEALIILNDALKPNARHLIKQRGALMAKGWLLGIQFEVLMKDNLFFELGAHSNKMAAILKAGLEACGIRLAWPSASNQLFPILENTMIAELNNDFDMYTVEPLKDGTCIMRLCTSWATEEKECHRFVEVLKRLVASTA